The following proteins are co-located in the Phragmites australis chromosome 10, lpPhrAust1.1, whole genome shotgun sequence genome:
- the LOC133930940 gene encoding uncharacterized protein LOC133930940 produces the protein MSRKEAEPAGGDGSSRSSAEEGGSGGELVEALARRRLYREVTLALRTGLRDAKADFSFLRARGLRSLLSFLRSTASAPDDAPLLLFRHSQSIPDLQVIPVLFQNSLHQPKEDPVVTLDHIFGTEPMKITSPSTDSEIGLALRVLEGCCLLYSRCTALSHKYKAVKVLLNILASRGPTEQGVCLDALISLMLDSPSNQMDFDEYSGLEKVAELLKDVQVEEHIRLKCGEFLLLLIGHVYAKESSPIHEQMQNLFGEQCASLIWAASRFGSTLDAEQRQMALQIQARRVVESLEPY, from the exons aTGAGTCGGAAGGAGGCGGAGCCGGCAGGAGGGGATGGGTCATCGAGGTCTTCTGCGGAGGAGGGAGGCAGTGGCGGGGAGCTGGTGGAGGCGCtggcgcggcggcggctgtACCGGGAGGTGACGCTGGCCCTTCGCACGGGGCTGCGCGACGCAAAGGcggacttctccttcctccgcgCGCGGGGGCTCCGCAGCCTCCTCAGCTTCCTCCGCTCCACCGCCTCCGCGCCCGACGACGCGCCGCTGCTCCTCTTCCGCCACTCCCAGTCCATCCCCGATCTCCAAG TTATTCCTGTTCTCTTTCAGAATTCATTGCATCAACCAAAGGAAGATCCTGTCGTGACATTGGATCATATATTTGGGACCGAACCAATGAAGATTACAAGCCCTTCAACAGATTCCGAAATTGGCCTTGCTCTTAGAGTTTTGGAAGGTTGTTGCCTTTTATATAGCCGATGCACAGCTCTGTCCCACAAATACAAGGCTGTGAAG GTACTCTTGAATATATTAGCCAGCCGAGGTCCAACTGAGCAAGGAGTGTGCTTGGACGCTCTGATATCGCTGATGTTGGACTCACCCTCCAATCAGATG GATTTTGATGAATACAGTGGTCTTGAAAAGGTTGCTGAGCTTTTAAAGGATGTGCAAGTGGAAGAGCATATAAG ATTGAAATGCGGGGAGTTTCTATTGCTGCTCATTGGACATGTTTATGCGAAGGAAAGCTCTCCCATACATGAACAAATGCAAAATCTATTTGGTGAGCAGTGCGCGTCACTCATATGGGCAGCAAGCCGGTTTGGCTCCACTCTAGACGCAGAGCAAAGGCAGATGGCCTTGCAAATACAAGCTAGGAGAGTTGTTGAATCCTTGGAACCTTACTAA